Genomic DNA from Paenibacillus borealis:
TCATTCCGCTTGTCCTCATGGTTATCGTGCTGGCCTTCAAGTATCTGGTGAATGTATCGGAAACATCCAAGTCGAAGCTTGATGTGGTAAGTGTTCTTTTATCGACAATCGGCTTCGGCCTCATTCTGTACGGCTTCAGCAGTGCAGGCAGTAAGGGCTGGAGCGATGCGGTGGTGATCCTGACTCTGGCGGCTGGAGCCTCTGTAACGGCCCTATTCTGTATCCGGCAAATCAAGTCCGATGATCCGCTGCTGAACCTGGCCGTCTTCAAGAATAAAGTCTTCACCTTAACCTCCCTTATTAACGTATTAATTACCATGATGATGTACGCGGATATGATCCTGCTGCCTATTTATCTGCAGAAGGGCCGCGGTTTCACCCCTTTTGATGCAGGACTGCTATTATTGCCGGGCGCACTTGTAAATGCGTTCATGTCACCTGTCACCGGCAAATTGTATGACCGTTTCGGTGCGAAGCCGCTGTTCATCATTGGCCTGCTGTTTATTATTCCGGCGATGTGGGCGGTTACCGATTTATCGCAATCCACCACGTATACGTATCTGATGATTCGTACCATTGGTCTGCGGATCGGCTTAAGCTTCATTACCATGCCGCTTAATACAGCCGGACTCAACGCGCTGCCAAGGCAGCTGGGCACGCATGGGACCGCCGTGAATAATACCGTCCGCCAAATTGCCGGAGCCATTGGTACGGCTGTCGTTATTACGATCTATACCGTGCAGGCAACAAGTCATGCGGCAACCGTGATGCACAGCAACCCTTCTACTACACCTGAACTTCTCAAATCCCTTGCATCGATGCTGGGGGCGAGTGACGCCTACTACTTCATGATGATTCTAGCTGCCGCTGCGTTTGTTATTACCTTATTCATGCCGGCTAAGAGCAAGATGATGCCGGAGAAGAAGGCTGCTGGATCCAGCAAGGAAGGAGCCCCTTTGTAACAGGGGCTGTGAACACAACAAATAGAGAAGCACCAGTAAATTCAATCCTCTTCCCAATTCCTGCGGTACAAGCGGGAAGCATGTTGCAGCGTATTCTCCGTATAGTGGTCGTTCTCAGCCACCAGACCCGCCACCTTGTCCCGGAAAGCTGCCTCCGGCAGCTCTTTGTCCAGAATCACCTCATACACCGACTGTAATTCCGTTAGAGTGAACAGCTCTGGCATAAGGTGCAGTGCAATATCAGTGTCATTCGTCTGCTTCCGCAGCCGTTCGATCGCATAGGCAATGATTTTGGCATGATCAAACGCGAGTCCCTCATTCGACTGGATGGAGTACACGGTGGACTTAGCGGTCCGCTTGGCCGTTACCGTCCGGTTGATCACTGCCGTCAGCTCCTCCTCTTCGCTGCTAAGCTTAAGCTCGCAGGTCCATGTTCTGATGTATCCTTCTTCCAGCAGCTCTTTGTGCTCCCGCAGAAGCCGGTAGCCTACCGTGAACCAGGCCGCATCATCGGCATCGTCCCCCGCTTGCAGCCGGATCCGGCTGCTGTCAATCAGGGCCATATAGCTGCTGCTCATCACCCAGGTACGGGGGTCGCGGCCGGGATCGGTAACGGTATAGAGCTGCTCCAAGTGTACGTCAGCAACTCCGGTCTCCTCGTACAGCTCCCGCGCGGCCGCCTGCTCTCCGGTCTCGTCCGGCTGGATGAAACCGCCCGGCAGCGCCCATTTCCCCAGGCAGGGATGCCCTCCCCGGCGGATAAGCAGGATGCGCAGCTCTTTTTCAGCAAGCTTGCCGTAGTCATCTGACCCCCTGTCCGTTACGGTGAAAACCACCATATCCGCCGCCACCGAAGGCCGCTCATAATCCCCTGCCCGGTATTGCTCCAGAAATTCACGTTCTGTAAGTCCATTACGATCTAATAATTCCAAGCGTCTCCGCCTCCCGGATTCTTTGTTCTAGTGCTGCAGCTCTCCGAAATAATTCCCATAAGGCTTGAACTTTGCAAGTACATCGTCTACCTTACGCATGCGTTCCTCCAGTGTTCCCCTAAGCGTAATGTAGGGAATCCGCCGCTCCTTCAAATCTGCTATGATCTGCTTGTGAAAAACATGCCGTTTCTGGTCCCCGCTGCGGTCCCACGTATCGTCATAAGGAATATCGTCGTCGCACAGGAAAAACAGGTCGTACCGCTGTGCATTCTCCAAGGCCAGCCGGGTTAGCAGCTCCGGAGCCCGGCCGTGGTAATCCAGGGCGTACATATAAGTGGTAATCGCATTCGTATCGACAAACAGATACCGGTCTGCTGTAAGGAGCGCCTGTTCCTCCCGCTTGATATGGCCCACGGCAATGTCGTCAAAAGCCTCTATGCCGATCCGGCGGTCCACCTGATGCTCCGTCCAGTAATCCCGACCATACTCGCTGGCAAAAGCCGTCCAATACTGTTTCGCCAGCGCTTCAGTAATCGTAGACTTGCCGGTAGACATCGCCCCTACAAACACGACCTTCGTAATTAGATCCCGGTATACGATGCCGCTTACATAGTCCCGGTATTTATAAGGATCAGAGCGGACCATGGTAGCTGATACCGGCACCTGCTGACGCGCTTCATCCACCCGCCGGTCTATGGCGCCCAGGGCCATGCTCATATGCTTGCCATAGAACTCGCTGGAGTAAAAGTGGGTCACCTGCTCGCCCTTCAGCAGCCCCAGAATATACTGCTCTTCCCGGATCTCATGCTCCCGGTCATCGGAGTACCCATCCGGACCATCCCACGCTTCAATTACCCGCACCGATGAAGGATACAGCCTGCGTATCCAGTTCGCCCGGATATGCAGCGGAACCGGCGAGACGGACGTTTCATAGATCACCACGATCAATTCATCGACCTCCTGCAGCGCCGTGTCGATCATGAGCTGATGCCCTTTATGCAGCGGAGCGAACTTCCCGAGGGTTAATCCAAGTGTCTTCATGCCAGCGCCTCCTTAGCCCCTTTGTGCCAGTTATAGTAGCCGTATACAGCGTTAATCAGATAGGCACTCCACATAACAATCATCAGCGGTCCCTCACTGCTGCCATCCAGCATCCGGATCACCCACAGTGCCACCGTGAACATATTCAGCACAATGTAGACCAGCCACTGCTCCTTGAATCTCCGCACCATCAGAATCGTAGCTACTACGGATAATACAGTTGTTATGGCATCGATGTAAGGCGAATTCTGCTCCGGGATGAACGACAGGCTATACCCCAGCAGCAGCGCCCCGGAAATACAGACCGCTATCGTGAGCAGTATGCCTTTGGCCTCCATTTGGCGCATGGACAGCTTGCCGCTCTGCATATTCTTCTTCCACATATAGAAGCCTACAACATTCATCGGTACGAAGAATAGCAGATTCAGCATAACCTCTCCGAATAATCCGTTAATATAGGCCAGATAGGCGTAGCCGAAGGTATTATACATTCCAAAAACATAACTCAATAGCTTCCCCTTCGCCGTAAGCACCACGCACAGCACCCCGGTGATAAAGACGGTGAATCCGAACAAGGAATCCTTCGACAGGAACGTGAACACCACCCCGGTCAAAGTGAACAAAACCAGCCAGGCGACTTCAAACCCCTTCCAGCTCCCCGCGTACTTTTTCACGATGCATCCCCTCCGTTTATTCCTGATCGTAATTACTTATTAACGTTATGATAATTACATTTTGTTAATATCAAGATAACAGAAGCTACGTCAGGATGCAAGCCCAATTCACCTCTCGTCAAAAAAGAAATAGACCACCCTCCTGTTTGGATAGCGGCCTGTTTTGCAATGATTCTCCAAGCTGATTCTCTCAGGTATTCTTTACAGCAATACCCTGTTCTCCAGTATGTTTTTCAGACTAATATGCGACTTGGAAGGGCCGAACTTAATAAGCGAATCCTGAAATTCAGCAAGCTCTTCAATCGATTCAGTCTGCACCTTAATGAGATAATTATATTCTCCACTGATGCGGAATAAATCTGTTACTTCAATAGCCTCCCGGCAAAAGTCAGTGAGCTCCTGGCAGTGCTCTGTCTTCAATAGAACAAAGGTTGTCGTCCCCCGGTTCAGCTCCCGCAGATTAAACGTAGTGATATAGCCCGAAATGATGTTCTTTTCTTCCAGCTTAATAATTCTCTCTTTCACGGAGGGCTGCGACATGGCCACCTCTTTGCTGATTTGGGCTATGGATATCCGCGCGTTGTACTGAAGTAAGCTCATGATTTTCTTATCGATGTCATCCATATAATTATCCATCCTGATTGCCCCCTCATTTAATAAACCAAAACGTCTAAAATATCTCAGATTTAAAGTCTATATTACTATAAATCCCTTGTTATTCACATGTATTTCAAGCTTTGTTATACCTATAATGAAGCTATATCAGATAAGGGGGCGGCAATTAAATGGGCGTAAAAGGTCTGGCGCATGTAGCGATCCAAGCTAGAGATTATACAGCGACTATTGCATTTTATACTGAGGTTCTGGGATTTAAGCGGGGGCATCACTGGAGTTTACCCTTGTTTCATATTGAAGAAGCTTCAATGCTGATTTCACCGGACCATAGAACATGCCTTGAGATTTTTGATAACGAGGCGGTCATTCCGGCTCAAGGGAAGAAAGCAGCATCTGAAGATGAGATCGCCCACGGAGCGTTATTGCATTTGGCTTTCTATGTGGATAATGTGGAGGAAATATATCAAATAGCCCTTGCTCACGGAGCAAGGACTTTCGTAGCACCGGATACCCTTTCACTTGGTGAACCGCCGCTGCTGGTGAAGAACGCACTCATTCATAGTCCCAACGGGGAAATTATCGAATTTATTGAAGAGGTTGATTTTGACGTTTCCGGATTTAACCATACTACAGAAAAGCCCCGTCCCTAAAGGGACGGAGCCTGCTCCGTTTTGCAGCCATCGCTCAAATCACTTGATCTCTATCCCGTACCAGCCATCCGCCAGTTTATCCAGCTTGTATTTAACAGGCTCCTCACTATAAGCCTTCTCGGCCAGATCCTGACTGTCACAATACACGATATGATAGGTGTTGCCGTGCTCGCCTTCCCAGTCAAACACGAACCTTATGAGGCTCTTCCCGTCCTGTCTGTTGTATCTCACAAAGTTCAGCTTGTCTTCTGACAACGCTATAATCTGCCCTACCTTGCCCTGCAGGCTCTCATTTGCACCATCAAGGAACTGATGGCCCACAGCATTGCCGTTATTCGAATAGATAAAGGTATTTCCTATATCACTCCGGTTATCCAGGCTGGCCATCAGAAGCTCGGTCTCCTCTTTTACAGCCGCAAACAGCTCGCGGTGATCCCTGTAAATATCATATTTCGCGCTGGAATGGTTATATTTAATGATCACCCCTAACGCCACAATTATCACTGCAGCTGCAATGCCCATAAAGACGATTCTAGTGCGGCCCATAGCTTCACCTGCCTGACCTTTTCAGAATGAGACGCTTTGAATTAGTTAACAGAACCGCTGAAATACAGCTCGTAATCAATCGTTGTAATGAACGGCACATATTTTCCGTTGAAACGGTCGTAGTGCTGCAGCGTGAACCAATCGACAAATCCCGGCCAATTAATCTCATCATCAGCGTCCAGGCCGAAATGATCATAGAAATGGAATACCAGCTTCCCGCTGAACTGGTCCCCGGCAATCTTGAAGTCCTTAATGGTAATATTATTGCCATGGAACGCGTGAATCGCCAGAGATAACGCCAGATTGGTCTTCTCCGTAAACACCGGATACGGGCTGTGTGAGAATCCGCCCACGTAATCATAAACAACTTCCTTGTCCGCAGTTGGGTCATACTCCAGCTTAGACAGGTCGCCATTACTATTGTGCAGCTCCTGGACCACGAAATCACGGATTAATTGCACATAATTCTGGGTACTGGAGTCACTTATGACTGCGTTATCCAGCTTGCTGTTATGATATTTGATATATTTGTCCGTATTGAAGGTGTCACCATCGGAAACCGATGTACCTTCATTATTGCGGTTATCGTATCTGAACGTCGAGATCATATCGCTCAGAACGGAGCTCATATCGTCACTCGCACCGGTTCTACCGACGGAGAATAGGAACGCCATTTCGCCCCAGATCATGGCTTCCGGCGTAATCCTGGCCACAGAGAACACCGGACCCAGCTTGAATAATTCACTATAGGTGTAGTCATTGAACGTCAGGTCATCCGATACGGTATAATCTCCTCGCGGAGCATCCTTGAGTACCCCTTCTCTGTGATCTGACTGAAGGATTATTGCCTCATTAACATCTGGAGTCAGCCTTCTGGGATCCACCGCGTCGTACAATCCATCGCCGTCCGTGTCTGTCAGATTAGGATTAGAATACATATAGGCATAGACCTTATCGCCGGCTTTCAGAATGCGGACCTCTTCACCATCCTTGAGCCCGTCGCCATCGCTGTCCGCATCCAGGTAGTTCACTCTGACCACCGCACCGCCTGTACCGAGACGCAACCGGCCGGCCTGCATTTCTTTTTCGTGATAATCACTAATGCCATCCATGTC
This window encodes:
- a CDS encoding AAA family ATPase, yielding MKTLGLTLGKFAPLHKGHQLMIDTALQEVDELIVVIYETSVSPVPLHIRANWIRRLYPSSVRVIEAWDGPDGYSDDREHEIREEQYILGLLKGEQVTHFYSSEFYGKHMSMALGAIDRRVDEARQQVPVSATMVRSDPYKYRDYVSGIVYRDLITKVVFVGAMSTGKSTITEALAKQYWTAFASEYGRDYWTEHQVDRRIGIEAFDDIAVGHIKREEQALLTADRYLFVDTNAITTYMYALDYHGRAPELLTRLALENAQRYDLFFLCDDDIPYDDTWDRSGDQKRHVFHKQIIADLKERRIPYITLRGTLEERMRKVDDVLAKFKPYGNYFGELQH
- the pnuC gene encoding nicotinamide riboside transporter PnuC, whose translation is MKKYAGSWKGFEVAWLVLFTLTGVVFTFLSKDSLFGFTVFITGVLCVVLTAKGKLLSYVFGMYNTFGYAYLAYINGLFGEVMLNLLFFVPMNVVGFYMWKKNMQSGKLSMRQMEAKGILLTIAVCISGALLLGYSLSFIPEQNSPYIDAITTVLSVVATILMVRRFKEQWLVYIVLNMFTVALWVIRMLDGSSEGPLMIVMWSAYLINAVYGYYNWHKGAKEALA
- a CDS encoding DHA2 family efflux MFS transporter permease subunit, with the protein product MQAESKKINKGLLLTILIFGCFLSTLNQTLLNVALSSLMDVFDVTATTVQWISTGFMLVNGILIPVTAYLMKRFTTRQLFLSAMLFLLIGSITCAAAPSFSVLLIGRMIQAAGAGIIMPLLMSVVLAIFPVEKRGSAMGLLGLAMIFAPAIGPTLSGFIVEYHSWRWLFIGLIPLVLMVIVLAFKYLVNVSETSKSKLDVVSVLLSTIGFGLILYGFSSAGSKGWSDAVVILTLAAGASVTALFCIRQIKSDDPLLNLAVFKNKVFTLTSLINVLITMMMYADMILLPIYLQKGRGFTPFDAGLLLLPGALVNAFMSPVTGKLYDRFGAKPLFIIGLLFIIPAMWAVTDLSQSTTYTYLMIRTIGLRIGLSFITMPLNTAGLNALPRQLGTHGTAVNNTVRQIAGAIGTAVVITIYTVQATSHAATVMHSNPSTTPELLKSLASMLGASDAYYFMMILAAAAFVITLFMPAKSKMMPEKKAAGSSKEGAPL
- a CDS encoding NUDIX domain-containing protein, whose product is MELLDRNGLTEREFLEQYRAGDYERPSVAADMVVFTVTDRGSDDYGKLAEKELRILLIRRGGHPCLGKWALPGGFIQPDETGEQAAARELYEETGVADVHLEQLYTVTDPGRDPRTWVMSSSYMALIDSSRIRLQAGDDADDAAWFTVGYRLLREHKELLEEGYIRTWTCELKLSSEEEELTAVINRTVTAKRTAKSTVYSIQSNEGLAFDHAKIIAYAIERLRKQTNDTDIALHLMPELFTLTELQSVYEVILDKELPEAAFRDKVAGLVAENDHYTENTLQHASRLYRRNWEED
- a CDS encoding VOC family protein; the protein is MGVKGLAHVAIQARDYTATIAFYTEVLGFKRGHHWSLPLFHIEEASMLISPDHRTCLEIFDNEAVIPAQGKKAASEDEIAHGALLHLAFYVDNVEEIYQIALAHGARTFVAPDTLSLGEPPLLVKNALIHSPNGEIIEFIEEVDFDVSGFNHTTEKPRP
- a CDS encoding Lrp/AsnC family transcriptional regulator is translated as MDNYMDDIDKKIMSLLQYNARISIAQISKEVAMSQPSVKERIIKLEEKNIISGYITTFNLRELNRGTTTFVLLKTEHCQELTDFCREAIEVTDLFRISGEYNYLIKVQTESIEELAEFQDSLIKFGPSKSHISLKNILENRVLL